The Mucilaginibacter yixingensis genome window below encodes:
- a CDS encoding heparin lyase I family protein, with product MKIKSPVILTTLLAINGLAHAQVLLKANGSADAYKHISSVLGGDACEVPDCVHPVKHITEQFDDQLHENVFVFHAHATIDNDRCRNFDRQRIEIKTYGPSAHNLKGEHGETVVYTWKFKLDSNFRAQPTFTHIHQIKAGDGDAGAPIITLTPRYGKPDELEVIHTGASKASSQGRLTGVPLADFRGTWVEVSEKLRYDTQGSYQITIKRVSDGKVLLAYSNDHIDLWRDGTSFCRPKWGIYRSLKSPSYIRDEDIRFADIGITELK from the coding sequence ATGAAAATAAAATCCCCTGTTATTTTAACAACCTTGCTGGCCATAAATGGCCTGGCGCATGCGCAGGTATTATTAAAAGCCAATGGCAGTGCCGACGCTTATAAACATATATCGAGCGTTTTGGGTGGCGATGCCTGTGAGGTGCCTGATTGCGTGCACCCGGTAAAACACATCACCGAGCAGTTTGATGATCAGCTTCATGAAAATGTATTTGTTTTTCATGCCCATGCAACTATTGATAACGACCGCTGCCGGAATTTTGACCGTCAGCGTATCGAAATAAAAACCTATGGTCCATCGGCGCATAATTTAAAAGGCGAGCACGGCGAAACGGTGGTTTACACCTGGAAGTTTAAGCTCGATAGTAATTTTAGAGCACAACCCACCTTTACCCATATCCACCAGATCAAGGCGGGAGATGGCGATGCCGGTGCACCCATCATTACGTTGACACCGCGCTATGGTAAGCCAGATGAACTGGAAGTGATTCATACCGGTGCATCAAAAGCAAGTAGTCAGGGACGGCTTACCGGTGTGCCGCTGGCAGATTTTAGAGGCACATGGGTTGAGGTTAGCGAGAAGCTGCGTTATGATACCCAGGGCAGTTACCAGATTACCATAAAACGGGTAAGTGATGGTAAGGTACTGCTAGCCTACAGTAATGATCATATTGACCTGTGGCGTGATGGTACGAGTTTTTGTCGCCCTAAGTGGGGCATTTACCGCAGTCTGAAGAGTCCGTCGTACATCAGGGATGAGGATATCCGTTTTGCCGATATCGGGATTACCGAGTTAAAATAA